From the Caldanaerovirga acetigignens genome, the window CCGGCAGTATATACAGGTCTTCCTTCGGCATGGGCGTAATGTCGGCTTCTCCAGGGTTTACCATCAAATCTCCTTGAAGGAGGGTTTCAATGTCGGGAATGCGGTTTTGGACTTTTAACATCCCTCTTCTGGCGTGTACCGGTAAATCTATTAAATCCACCTCTATGAAATCCTTTTGATTACCTATATACGACAAAAATCCCCTCGCGCAGGCCACCTGTATATCGCTTCTCAATTGTCCTAAATTCCCGGGACAATCATACATCAAAAGCGCCCTTAACGCTTCTTGTTTAACTTTTATTTTCACCCCGATGCGGTCAGCCTCTTTTCTGAAAAAATCTTTTATTATCTCATATCTTTCCGATATAGGCCGAGCCGAAAGCGGGGGCAATTCTATTATCATCGGGATTCTTCGCCGGAAAGTTAAAAGTAAGGATGATTCTATATCTTCCGTAGTGGCGGCAATTATCATGACGCTGGCGGTGCGAAAACTCTCCGTTTCACCCAACCTCCTGAACTTCCCTTTATCGATGAGGTAATACAAAATCTCCTGTCCCTCCGGCGGAAGCCGGTGAACTTCATCTAAAAACAAAATTCCACCATTAGCTTTTTCCACCAGTCCCTCCTTCGGCGAATCCGCACCGGTATAAGCCCCCTTTACGTGTCCAAAAAGCTGAGATAATAGAAGCTGGGGGTTTTCGGCATAATCGGCGCAATTAAACACCACAAAAGGAGCACTTTCAGGAAGTTTCCCGGTTTCCACGGCAAAATGGTACATGGCTTCGGCAAGAATGCTCTTCCCAACGCCTGTAGGACCGATAATGAGAGTATGCAGCCCGTGAGGAGGATAAAGAACCGCTGCCTTGGCCTGCTGAATCTGAGTTTTCAAACTTCCATCCGACCCGATAATTCTGTCAAACGCTGTCGATATTTTCGAACCAGCTTTTAGCTTTTTCTCCGCCGCATTCTGACCTTTTTTTACTACTCTTTCTTGCAGCTCCTTTCTAAGTTGAGAGATAATAAATCTCGATACATTAAAACCGCGCTTTTGAACGGCCTTTGTCAGTTCCCTGTCAGATACGCCAGGATCTTTTGCCACTTCTTCCTCTATAGCTTTCATAAGATACGGTTTTCGCCTTTCGCGAGAATCAGGAATATTGAATTTTCCCCTTAAGATGGTAACCTCATCGCGCCTTATCCCCAGCATTTCTGCCAATTGTTCATCGGTATATGGATTTTTCTTGTCTTCATTTTTTATGAGTTCCAGCAATCGTTCTTTTTCAACCATGCCATCCACCCCTCACATCACACATTTTATGCAATTAATGTACCATAAAAATATTTTTGAGCCTTTGCTTATATAGTTCCACATTTTATGCCACATTTTCAACATTGATGAAAAAAGCCCGACCCTTTTTCGGTCAGGCTTTGTGGAAGTATTCGTAAACCGCCATGGCGGATTTTTTATTCATTCCAGGCACTTTCGATAACTCTTCTACGGACGCCTTTTTTATATCCTCCAAGCTCTCAAAAGCATTGAGTAAAGCCTTCCTCCGCACTTTGCCGATACCCGGAATTTCTTCCAGGATGGATTTTAAATTCTTTTCCGAGCGCAGCTTTCTATGATAAGCAACCGCAAATCGGTGGGCTTCATCCCTAATTTTTTGCAAAAGATAGAGGGCTTCTGAATTACGGGGCAAAATTATAGGTTCGCTTTTACATTCCATGAATACATGCTCAAATTCCTTGGCAAGTCCGATCGCAGGAATATGATTTAAGTTTAATTCCTTTAAAGCCTCAAGGGCGTATCTCAACTGTCCCTTTCCTCCATCTATAACGAGAAGGTCGGGAAAATTCTTAAACTTTTCATCTCCCTCCAAACCTCTTTTAAACCTCCTAAAGACAGCTTCTTTTATGCTTTCAAAGTCGTTTGGGCCTTCAACCGTCCTTATCTTAAACCTCCTGTAGTCTTCCTTTTTCGGCATCCCATTTTCAAAGGCAACCATGGATGCGACAGATTCCGTACCTTGGGTGTTAGATATATCAAATGCTTCAATTCGTCTGGGTAACTTTTCCAAACCAAGGTAGTTTTTTAATTCTTCCATCGCCTTTCCGTTTTTTATCCTTTCTCTTTCTTCAAAGTCTTCATTTTGCTTTAAATAAATCATGGCGTTTTCCGCCACCATTTCTATTAACTCTTTCTTTTCTCCTCTTTTCGGAACGATTATCTTCACTTTTGAACCTTTTTTGGCAGAAAGCCAGGTTTCGATAGCTTCTTTTTCATCTATTTCTTCTTCCACAATAATTTCTTTTGGAATGAAAGATGCCGTATCGTAAAATTGTTTTATAAAAGAAGCCAGGATTTCCTTCCTATCAGCCCCTTCCACATTGTTCAATATAAAAGGTTCGCGCTCAACAATTTTTCCCTCGCGCACAAAGAATACAGTCATGCAAGCCGTATCAAATCCCCGCACCATTGCTATTACATCTTGATCAACCAGATCGGTTGATGATATTTTCTGCTTTTCTATTATTTTTTCCAACGCTACGATTTGATCCCTATAAACTGCTGCCGCCTCAAATTGAAGCGAATTCGCAGCTTCCCGCATTTTTGCCTTTAAATGATCCAAAAGCTGTTCCTTTCTTCCTTCTAAAAACATTGCAATGTTTTTTACAAGTTCTCCATATTCTTCTTCTGAGATGTTACCCTGACACGGAGCAGTACAAAGTTTTATATGATAATTGAGACAAGGCCTTTCTTTCAAAGGCAACCTGTCCAAATCCTTTTTACAGCTCCTTATGGGAAAAATCTTCCGGAGCACATCTATAGCTTCACGCATTGCCCGCGCCTCTACATAAGGTCCAAAATACTTCGAACCGTCCTTCTTTATCTTTCGTACCACCTCTATCCTCGGAAAAGATTCGTTCGTTGTAATTTTTATATAAGGATACTGCTTATCGTCCTTTAAGAGAATATTGTACTTGGGCCGATAGAATTTTATTAGGTTGCATTCAAGGATAAGTGCTTCCACTTCAGAATCGGTAACAATATACTCTATATCTTCTATATGTGAAACCATGGAACTTACTTTTGCAGGCAAACTCTCACCAGATTTGAAATAAGATTTTACACGATTTTTTAACGATACTGCTTTACCTACGTATATGACCTTTCCGCTTTTATCTTTCATTATATAAACTCCGGGTTTTTCCGGAAAGGAATCTATTCTTCCGGGGTCGAACATAAAAAATCCCTCCCGCCTTTATTATACCATAAGCGGGAGGGATGCTTTTGTTATCACGTGTGCTCGACATGGGCGAATCCCTCTTTGATAATGTGTATAACGTGGTCGTCGTCTAATGAATAATAGACTTGCTTTCCTTCCCTGCGGAATTTTACCAGGTGGGCCACCCGGAGTACCCTCAAGTGATGGGACACGTTAGACACAGTCAATCCTAATATCGCTGCAATATCGCAAACACATAGTTCATCTTGGGAAAGTAGGTACACAATTTTCAGCCTCGTCTCATCGGCAAGAACTTTAAACAGTTCTGCAAGCTCATTGGTATTAGGAATAGTTCCAGATAATTTTTTTACTTTTTCTTCGTCAATACAGAAAACGTCGCACATATCCGGAGCTTTGTTTTTATTTTCCATGACATTCACCCATAAAGTTAGTATTTGTGATAATTATAACTTATTTTATTTATTTTGTCACCCTAAATTTTTTGTATCTCCAAAAAAACATCCATTTTTTTCACAAATTAGATGTCTTAATAAAATCTACTATTCTCTCGTCATTAGCGTCAAAGACAGGAATTTTCCTATTTCCGTTTATAACAATTCTAATATCACCGTTTTCACTTTTTTTTATATCTAGACCCTTTAATTCTTCCTTTATCGAATGAATTTTATTTATATCGAGCATTATCACTCCCTTCACATCATTATCTTCCAACAATTTTAAGTCTTTTGGAGTAATTTGATTTCCGTAAACTATTATCTTTGGCAAACAATCTGACTTGTAACCTTCCACCAATACTAATTCAACGTCCTTTAGCTCACCCAATATGTCATTAAGAGAAACGGGTTGCTCAAGGCGCTCCATCCTTAACAATTCTTTTTCTGAAGAGGCTATGACTACATCAGCACCTGCCGTATAAATACGTCCCGTATCACTTTCATCCACATCAAAGCCATGAGGCGTATGTTTTATGACTCCAACCTTCACTCCTCTTTTTTTTAATTTTTTTACTATCCTTGTTATCAAAGTTGTCTTACCGCTATTTGAAAAACCAGCAAACCCTACAACTATCATAAAAACATAAGCCCCTCTTTCAAATAATAAGTCCATATAATAATTATAACCAAAAAAAATCCGAATGTCGAAGTACATAAAAAAGCCGTGGAAGTCCACGGCCGATACATCATTCAAAATTATCTTATAGTCGGATCTTCTGCTTCCAACCTTCCTTCCCACAGGTACTTCTTTGTCTCTGCCACCAAGACACTGCTCAAAGCGATAAGAGAAATTAGATTCGGTATGGCCATCAGACCGTTGAAAATATCTGCAAAGCTCCACACTATATCCAAAGTAGCAACGGAACCGATAAATGCAGCAATCACCCACAGCCAGCGGTAAGGCATTACTGCACCTGTGCCAAAAAGGTATTCCACCGCCTTTTCACAGTAATAAGCCCAGCCGAGAATGGTAGAGTAAACAAATGTCAACAAGCCTATAGTTAATGTAATAGGGCCGATAACGGGTATATGTTCAAAAGCGGTCTTTGTAAGTTCCGCTCCCTTAAGGCCTGTCTCCCAGCTTCCCGTTGCGACAAGCACCAAACCAGTTATCAGGCAGATTACCACAGTATCCCAGAAAGTCCCAGTCATCTGGACAAGCGCCTGGCGGGTGGCATTTGGAGTCTGTGCTGCTGCTGCAGCTATTGGTGCGCTTCCTAGCCCGGACTCATTGGAAAAGAGTCCCCTTGCCACACCGTATCTCATTGCCTGCATTACTGTTGCTCCTACAAATCCACCAATTGCAGCATGCCCCGTAAAAGCACTCTTTAAGATTATAGCTATAGCAGAGGGGATATTGGCCGCATTCATTCCAAGTATTATAAGACATCCTGTCACATATACTATAGCCATAAATGGAACTAACATCTCACAGACCCGCGCAATACTTTTTATTCCGCCTATAATTACGATGCCGGTAAATACCGCTATTACCAGACCCGTAATCCAAGTAGGAATGTTAAAAGTAGCTTTGACCATTTGCGATATTGAGTTAGCCTGGACTGTACAACCTATCCCAAAACCTGCTATTGCTGTAAAGAGCGCAAAGAGAATACCTAGCCATTTCATTTTGAGACCGCGTTCAAGGACATACATAGGGCCACCGGCCATTTGTCCCAA encodes:
- the mobB gene encoding molybdopterin-guanine dinucleotide biosynthesis protein B; the encoded protein is MGRKVGSRRSDYKIILNDVSAVDFHGFFMYFDIRIFFGYNYYMDLLFERGAYVFMIVVGFAGFSNSGKTTLITRIVKKLKKRGVKVGVIKHTPHGFDVDESDTGRIYTAGADVVIASSEKELLRMERLEQPVSLNDILGELKDVELVLVEGYKSDCLPKIIVYGNQITPKDLKLLEDNDVKGVIMLDINKIHSIKEELKGLDIKKSENGDIRIVINGNRKIPVFDANDERIVDFIKTSNL
- the uvrC gene encoding excinuclease ABC subunit UvrC — protein: MFDPGRIDSFPEKPGVYIMKDKSGKVIYVGKAVSLKNRVKSYFKSGESLPAKVSSMVSHIEDIEYIVTDSEVEALILECNLIKFYRPKYNILLKDDKQYPYIKITTNESFPRIEVVRKIKKDGSKYFGPYVEARAMREAIDVLRKIFPIRSCKKDLDRLPLKERPCLNYHIKLCTAPCQGNISEEEYGELVKNIAMFLEGRKEQLLDHLKAKMREAANSLQFEAAAVYRDQIVALEKIIEKQKISSTDLVDQDVIAMVRGFDTACMTVFFVREGKIVEREPFILNNVEGADRKEILASFIKQFYDTASFIPKEIIVEEEIDEKEAIETWLSAKKGSKVKIIVPKRGEKKELIEMVAENAMIYLKQNEDFEERERIKNGKAMEELKNYLGLEKLPRRIEAFDISNTQGTESVASMVAFENGMPKKEDYRRFKIRTVEGPNDFESIKEAVFRRFKRGLEGDEKFKNFPDLLVIDGGKGQLRYALEALKELNLNHIPAIGLAKEFEHVFMECKSEPIILPRNSEALYLLQKIRDEAHRFAVAYHRKLRSEKNLKSILEEIPGIGKVRRKALLNAFESLEDIKKASVEELSKVPGMNKKSAMAVYEYFHKA
- a CDS encoding ArsR/SmtB family transcription factor: MENKNKAPDMCDVFCIDEEKVKKLSGTIPNTNELAELFKVLADETRLKIVYLLSQDELCVCDIAAILGLTVSNVSHHLRVLRVAHLVKFRREGKQVYYSLDDDHVIHIIKEGFAHVEHT
- a CDS encoding alanine/glycine:cation symporter family protein, coding for METLEKILGQLSDIVWGPPMLVLLVGTHIYLTFRLNFIQRYIFKAIKLSLTRVSEGEGDVSHFGALTTALAATVGTGNIVGVATAVGLGGPGAVFWLWITGVFGIATKYAEALLSVKYRTKNALGQMAGGPMYVLERGLKMKWLGILFALFTAIAGFGIGCTVQANSISQMVKATFNIPTWITGLVIAVFTGIVIIGGIKSIARVCEMLVPFMAIVYVTGCLIILGMNAANIPSAIAIILKSAFTGHAAIGGFVGATVMQAMRYGVARGLFSNESGLGSAPIAAAAAQTPNATRQALVQMTGTFWDTVVICLITGLVLVATGSWETGLKGAELTKTAFEHIPVIGPITLTIGLLTFVYSTILGWAYYCEKAVEYLFGTGAVMPYRWLWVIAAFIGSVATLDIVWSFADIFNGLMAIPNLISLIALSSVLVAETKKYLWEGRLEAEDPTIR